The genomic DNA ACTGTTCCTTTACGAACCACATATGGTAAATCCTTTGTTCCATACATCATTGTTCCATCATTTACCTTAACATCTTTATCTAAAACAACCGAATCTAATACGCAATTTTCACCAATTTGACATTTTTGCATGATGATGCTGTTTTTTATTACCGTTCCCTTGCCAATTTTTACAGCACGAGAAATAATACTATTTTCAACGGTTCCTTCAATTAAGCAGCCATTGGCAATGACTGAATTTTTCACCGTAGCTCCTGTAAAGTACCGAGTAGGTGGCTCATCCTTTACTTTTGTATACACTGGCTGATTCTTTAAAAAGAGCTCCTTCCAAATGGATGGATTTAATAGCTTCATACTTTCATTAAAATACGTTGTAATCGAGTCGATCATCACTGCGTATCCTTTGAATTCATAATGGCATTGACGATAAGGACTGTTAATATCTGTTACAACATCTCTCATACATGTATATCCCGTTTGCTCTCTTGTCTCAAAAAGTTCTACTAAAAGAGATTTTTTCATTAAAAACATATGAAGAGATCGTCCGTCTTTTCTTATTTCTGTAATATCACAGCCGCTCTTGATATGCCAATCGAGAATAGGTTCAAAATTCATACTACAAACAGTAAAGCAGTTTGAGATGAGGGCATACTGTTGGTTACTACGATCAAAGTAATCTTTATTGGCAGCAAAATGATTAAATGAAGTTATTTCTTTTTCTTCTGCAGGAGCAGGAAAAAAGAATAACCCATCTCGCTTACGATTTAAGTCCCAATCCTTTCCAGACCCCAAATGATCCATTAAGGAACGGTATTGATTCTTCGGAAAAATCGCCACACTCTTTATTCCAGAATTGACCATGTTTGAAAGAACAAAATCTATTAATCGATAACGTCCTCCAAATGGTACTGCAGCTAAAGAACGATGTTGGATTAGATCCTCTAATCCTTTTTGATATGTTGTTGCATCTATTACTCCAAGCAGCTTTCTATCCATCCTTACCCCTCATCTCCTCATTTATTTGTTCTCTATTCTCTGTATTTAAAGGGTTTGAAGCATATCCTCTGTTACTAAAACAATATCATCCTCCGCATCTGGCAAAGCACGAATAATTGTTCCATCTGGTATAACCATCTCCGACGGGACGATCGCCTTTTCAATAAACACATTTTTTCCAATCACTGCATCAGGCATGATAACTGATTCTTTAATATAGGCTCCTTTTTCAACCTTTACTCCTTGAAAAAGTACCGATTTTTCAATCTCTCCTTCAATTACACAACCTTCATTAATGAGTGAATCATTGACGAGTGCATCATTTGAGATAAACTGTGGTGGTTGATTTGGATTTACTGAATAAATTCTCCAAGTATAATCAAATAAATCTAATCCACATTTATCATCTAGGAGATCCATATTTGCTTCCCAAAGACTACGTACAGTCCCAACATCCTTCCAATAACCACTAAACGGATAAGCAAATAATTTCTTCTGGTCTGATAATAAGGTTGGGAGAATATCCTTTCCAAAATCATGACTTGACTCAGGAAGAACAGCATCCTTTTCCAAATACCCTTTTAAAACAGACCATTTAAAAATGTAAATCCCCATAGAGGCTAGATTGTTCTTCGGATTCGCAGGTTTTTCATCAAATTCGACAACCTTCATATCACTATCCGTATTTAAAATACCGAATCGACTTGCTTCATCCCAAGGCACTTCAATCACTGAAATGGTAGCATCAGCATCTCTAGCAATATGGAAATCTAGCATTAACTCATAATTCATTTTGTATATATGGTCTCCGGACAGAATGAGTACATATTCCGGATCATATTGAATTAAATAATTTAAATTTTGATAGATGGCACAAGCAGTACCTGTATACCATCTCATCTCCTTGGACTCACTATAAGGTGGAAGAACAGTCACCCCACCATTTTTTCGATCCAAGTCCCATGCACTTCCAATTCCAATATACGAGTTTAACACTAGTGGTTGATACTGAGTAAGGACACCCACCGTATCAATTCCTGAGTTCGTACAATTGCTCAAAGTAAAATCAATGATTCGGTACTTCCCTCCAAACGGTACAGCTGGTTTTGCTAAATTTGAAGTTAAGGAATGTAACCTACTTCCTTGCCCTCCTGCTAACAGCATAGCTACGCACTTCTTCTTTGCCATTTCCTTTTCTCTCCTTTCGATGTTTAACTGGACGCAATATAGAAACCCCAAATGGAGGTATCCTCATCATAATGTGATGCTCTCTTCCATGAAACTCTTCATCAATCGCTTCTAGTGGCTTTTTATTAATTACACCGGACCCTCCAAAATCAACCGCATCTGTATTCAATATTTCTCGATACGTTCCCTCTTTTGGAACACCGATTTTATAATCTTCATATGTCTTTTCTGTAAAATTACACACGATGACCAATGGATCTCCTTCTTCCCCTTTTCTAACAAAAGAGAAAATCGATTGATCACGGTTATTTACATCAATCCACTCAAATCCTTCATGTAAATGATCAAGCTCATATAAAGGTTTATTGCGCTTATACACCTTGATCAATTCTTTTACAAAAAGATTCATTTTTCCATGCATCTCATAATCTAATAAATGCCAATCCAATTCCTCTTCATCTTTCCATTCAGAGAACTGACCTAACTCAAATCCCATGAACAGAAGTTTTTTCCCTGGATGTCCAAACATATATGTTAATAGTAGCCTTAGTTGAGCAAATTTTTGCCAATAATCTCCTGGCATTTTATCAAGTAACGATTTCTTTCCATGAACAACTTCGTCATGTGAAAATGGAAGGATATAATTCTCCGAAAATGCATAAAGAAGGGAGAAGCTGACTTTATCGTGAAATTGTGAGCGTTCATTTGACCCTTTTTCCATATAGGAAAGCATGTCGTTCATCCAGCCCATATTCCATTTGTAGTTAAAACCTAATCCACCGTAGTGAGTTGGGGAAGTTACCTGTGGCCAATCAGTAGAGTCCTCGGCAATCATCAATAGGTTTGAATCATATTGATATACAATTTGATTTAACTTCTTTAAAAATGCAATACCAAATTCATTTACTCGTTGACCATCTGAATTAGGCCAATAAATGATGTTTGAAACTGCATCTACGCGAAATCCGTCCACATGAAAGTATTCCATCCAAAACAATGCATTAGAAATTAAGAAACTCTGTACCTCTGTTTTACTTAAGTCGAAATTAGCAGTACCCCAAGTGTAATTTTCACGATCAATCTCTGTCTCATATTCATAAACCCAAGATCCATCAAATCGGTGTAATCCGTGGGCGTCTTTACAGAAATGACCTGGTACCCAATCCATAATTACTCCAATATGATTTTGGTGACATTGATCAATAAAATACATCAGATCATGAGGGGTTCCATAACGGCTAGTAACGGAAAAATATCCTGTTCCTTGATAGCCCCAAGATATATCTAAAGGGTGTTCCACTAATGGCAATAGCTCAATATGAGTAAATCCGTGGTCAAGTACATAAGGAATGACCTCATCAGCTAATTCACGATACGTTAAAAAGCTGCCGTCCTCTTTCTTTTTCCATGATCCAACATGCATCTCATAGATAACAGTAGGACTTGAATACACTTTGTTTTTCTCTTTTTTCTGAAGCCATTTTTGATCGTTCCATTGGAAACCATCTAAGGGGTAACAAATGGATGCTGTTTTTGGCCGTTCTTCAGAGAAAAACGCATAAGGATCAGATTTCAATAATACTTCTCCCGTGGATGTATGAATTTCATATTTATAAAGGCAGCCCGTTAAATCCTGCTCAACAATGAGCATCCAAACTCCTTCATCATTCACCTTTTTAAATTCATAACCACTTCCATTCCAATTGTTTACATCACTAGCAAGAGATACTTTTGTTGCGTTTGGTGCCCACACGCAAAATCTCGTGCATGTCTTTTCATCAATAGTAAGAACATGGGCTCCAAACAAACGGTAACATTCAAAGAAATTACCCTCATGAAATAAATGAAGCTGGTATTCAGTTGGATGAATCAAATCCAAAATCATTCTACTCCCTACCTATTCATTAGTTTTGTACATTACTTTTACTGTATAATTCTTGCCAATCTTTCAAATCCCTTTTTAATTTTTCTGACAATTAACTCTCCATTTCGACACAATTAGCTATTAGACATATGATTTCGACGGCATTCATCCATTTAACGCAGCAAACTGCAAAAAATGATAGAAATTATTTTTTAATAGATAATAAATTTTATGATGCAGATATAGAGATATATGCTAATTATTTGGTTGTAATGAATAAAATGTGTATTTTGAATTATGAAATAATTGAATTTAGAATAATCACTAGTGTTGCACTAATTTAATTTCAATATTAAAAAGACTCAAAATCTTCACTAATTTTATTTTGTGCAAAGAAAAAGTCCTTTATAATGGATAAGTCAGGTGGTAACCCGTCCAAATCCACTAAAAAGGACACACGCATGGACAAGATTACACGAAAAACTTCATTTGGGCAATGGTTTTCAGCCATGAATCTTCAATTAATTGAAGATCAGGTGAAAATCAAGAAATTAGACTATTATACAAAAAAGTTAAGGACAGAGTCCTTCCTGAAACTGCTGCTCTTTGCGCAGCTAGTTGAAGTCGAGAGCCTGCACGCTCTTGGTGATTGTCTTTTTGACGAACAGCTTCAAAAGGGAATTGAACTAGATTCGATCAGTATTTCTCAGTTATCTCGACGGTTAAACAGCTTAAATCCAGATCTGTTTCAACTTCTTTTCCTCGATTTAGTGGGGCGGATTCACGCCAAAACCCACTATACAAAACTGGTTATGCCTTTGAAAATCATTGATTCGAGTACATTGCCACTTAATTTGACGAATCATCGGTGGGCAAAATTTCGGAAAACTAAAGCAGGCGTAAAGTTACATCTTCGTCTTGTCTTCATGGAAAAGGGATCTTCCTATCCGGAAAAAGCCGTCATCACCAAAGCCAGTGAACATGACCGAGGTCAGTTGGAGGTTCTGGTCGATGACAAAGAATGCATGTATGTGTTTGACAGAGGATATCTGGACTACGAGCGCTTTGACCGTATGACGGATGATGGATACTTTTTTCTCTCTAGACTACGCAAAAACGCTGTGATCCGAGAAGTCAGTGATTTTCCATTACCTGATGATTCATCTGTTTTGTCTGATCA from Robertmurraya sp. FSL R5-0851 includes the following:
- the glgB gene encoding 1,4-alpha-glucan branching protein GlgB, with the translated sequence MILDLIHPTEYQLHLFHEGNFFECYRLFGAHVLTIDEKTCTRFCVWAPNATKVSLASDVNNWNGSGYEFKKVNDEGVWMLIVEQDLTGCLYKYEIHTSTGEVLLKSDPYAFFSEERPKTASICYPLDGFQWNDQKWLQKKEKNKVYSSPTVIYEMHVGSWKKKEDGSFLTYRELADEVIPYVLDHGFTHIELLPLVEHPLDISWGYQGTGYFSVTSRYGTPHDLMYFIDQCHQNHIGVIMDWVPGHFCKDAHGLHRFDGSWVYEYETEIDRENYTWGTANFDLSKTEVQSFLISNALFWMEYFHVDGFRVDAVSNIIYWPNSDGQRVNEFGIAFLKKLNQIVYQYDSNLLMIAEDSTDWPQVTSPTHYGGLGFNYKWNMGWMNDMLSYMEKGSNERSQFHDKVSFSLLYAFSENYILPFSHDEVVHGKKSLLDKMPGDYWQKFAQLRLLLTYMFGHPGKKLLFMGFELGQFSEWKDEEELDWHLLDYEMHGKMNLFVKELIKVYKRNKPLYELDHLHEGFEWIDVNNRDQSIFSFVRKGEEGDPLVIVCNFTEKTYEDYKIGVPKEGTYREILNTDAVDFGGSGVINKKPLEAIDEEFHGREHHIMMRIPPFGVSILRPVKHRKERKGNGKEEVRSYAVSRRARK
- a CDS encoding IS4 family transposase, yielding MDKITRKTSFGQWFSAMNLQLIEDQVKIKKLDYYTKKLRTESFLKLLLFAQLVEVESLHALGDCLFDEQLQKGIELDSISISQLSRRLNSLNPDLFQLLFLDLVGRIHAKTHYTKLVMPLKIIDSSTLPLNLTNHRWAKFRKTKAGVKLHLRLVFMEKGSSYPEKAVITKASEHDRGQLEVLVDDKECMYVFDRGYLDYERFDRMTDDGYFFLSRLRKNAVIREVSDFPLPDDSSVLSDQMVLLGSTQNRTENYFRLLKVADSKGNLLHLITNRFDLSAEEISEMYKARWAIELFFKWIKQHLNIKKFYGQSEWAIQNQVFIALIVYCLNVLAQIETDSKRKILQISRYLKAALWKPATIWIRKIEGKAVP
- a CDS encoding sugar phosphate nucleotidyltransferase, which gives rise to MDRKLLGVIDATTYQKGLEDLIQHRSLAAVPFGGRYRLIDFVLSNMVNSGIKSVAIFPKNQYRSLMDHLGSGKDWDLNRKRDGLFFFPAPAEEKEITSFNHFAANKDYFDRSNQQYALISNCFTVCSMNFEPILDWHIKSGCDITEIRKDGRSLHMFLMKKSLLVELFETREQTGYTCMRDVVTDINSPYRQCHYEFKGYAVMIDSITTYFNESMKLLNPSIWKELFLKNQPVYTKVKDEPPTRYFTGATVKNSVIANGCLIEGTVENSIISRAVKIGKGTVIKNSIIMQKCQIGENCVLDSVVLDKDVKVNDGTMMYGTKDLPYVVRKGTVQGALMNS
- a CDS encoding glucose-1-phosphate adenylyltransferase; translated protein: MAKKKCVAMLLAGGQGSRLHSLTSNLAKPAVPFGGKYRIIDFTLSNCTNSGIDTVGVLTQYQPLVLNSYIGIGSAWDLDRKNGGVTVLPPYSESKEMRWYTGTACAIYQNLNYLIQYDPEYVLILSGDHIYKMNYELMLDFHIARDADATISVIEVPWDEASRFGILNTDSDMKVVEFDEKPANPKNNLASMGIYIFKWSVLKGYLEKDAVLPESSHDFGKDILPTLLSDQKKLFAYPFSGYWKDVGTVRSLWEANMDLLDDKCGLDLFDYTWRIYSVNPNQPPQFISNDALVNDSLINEGCVIEGEIEKSVLFQGVKVEKGAYIKESVIMPDAVIGKNVFIEKAIVPSEMVIPDGTIIRALPDAEDDIVLVTEDMLQTL